In the Rhabdothermincola sediminis genome, one interval contains:
- a CDS encoding bifunctional diguanylate cyclase/phosphodiesterase produces MRRAGPTSAALELLELLGHLPGHLLTVISGDGQPTYVTPSVTDSLGYSPEEFLEQLPTLVHPEDLDQARVAWMGVMAAPDARVAVTVRLRHADGSWRWVEAVGVNAVDHPAIGGVLWNYRDISDNVRAAATLAASERRFRTMLEQSYDLFLIVGGDLTIQWANPGTTTTMGYEPDEVTGLNVLDFVHPDDHELAARNLLAALAGTPPAEPTVVRARRRDGSWIWVDVVGADLRDHELVGGFALCLREVTHRQEAERRVRRSEERFRALVQNAADSIVVLGSDGTIEYVGGERQLFGRAAHEVVGHDSVEWVHPDDLPRLARELGEVASVPGASRQSTFRVLSGEGRWRWAETTVTNMTDNPAVGGIVANVRDVTDRIEAEQDAQRLIQLFEATEDQVGITDPNGRLLMLNAAARNHLGLDPHEPLPEVDLHSFFPPWERHRVDHELIPTLIERGSWSGELEIARPGSDETLPVLAQLLAHRDPAGRIEYFSAVLRDISERKAFEAQLEHAATHDPLTGLPNRALLLDRLTMALARARRHRTLAAVLFLDLDHFKVINDSHGHSLGDQLLAAIAQRLTAALRPDDTVARFGGDEFVVLCEELRNETQALVVARRILKALEEVFEIGGTEIFVGASIGISYFRADGGSEATSETLLREADAAMYRAKDRGRAQIAVFDETLRSRNLRRLDTETALRRALERDELAVHFQPIVDLASGRVRELEALVRWNHPDRGLLLPTEFIPIAEETGLIIPIGTRVLEESCVQLSRWQQAFPDLQPVSISVNLSGRQLGDPDLPDQLARIMARTGVQPEQIVLEITESVLMDDVEFSHQTLARLKTLRVRLAVDDFGTGYSSLSYLRTFPVDVLKVDRSFVAGLGTEGGDEAIVAAIIRLTHTLGLEAVAEGVETAAQLERLQVLGCDLAQGYHLSRPIPAGEVTSVLGRILVTEPRR; encoded by the coding sequence GAGGATCTCGACCAAGCCCGTGTTGCCTGGATGGGCGTGATGGCCGCCCCCGACGCCCGAGTCGCCGTCACCGTCCGCCTCCGGCACGCGGACGGTTCGTGGCGGTGGGTCGAAGCCGTCGGGGTCAACGCCGTCGACCATCCGGCGATCGGCGGGGTGCTGTGGAACTACCGCGACATCTCCGACAACGTCCGCGCCGCGGCCACCCTTGCCGCCAGCGAACGCCGCTTCCGCACCATGCTCGAGCAGAGCTACGACCTGTTCCTCATCGTCGGGGGCGACCTGACGATCCAGTGGGCGAACCCGGGGACCACGACGACCATGGGGTACGAGCCCGACGAGGTCACGGGCCTCAACGTGTTGGACTTCGTGCACCCTGACGACCACGAGCTCGCCGCCCGCAACCTCCTCGCGGCGCTGGCGGGGACACCTCCGGCGGAGCCCACCGTCGTGCGGGCCCGTCGTCGCGACGGGTCGTGGATCTGGGTCGACGTGGTGGGCGCCGATCTGCGCGACCACGAGCTGGTCGGTGGCTTCGCGCTCTGCCTGCGCGAGGTCACCCACCGCCAGGAGGCCGAGCGACGGGTTCGCCGCAGCGAGGAGCGGTTCCGGGCGCTGGTGCAGAACGCCGCCGACTCCATCGTCGTACTCGGCTCCGACGGCACCATCGAGTACGTGGGAGGTGAGCGGCAGCTCTTCGGGCGGGCCGCCCACGAGGTGGTGGGACACGACAGCGTCGAGTGGGTGCACCCCGACGACCTCCCTCGCCTGGCGCGCGAGCTCGGCGAGGTCGCGAGCGTGCCTGGCGCCAGCCGCCAGAGCACGTTCCGGGTGCTCAGCGGGGAGGGGCGCTGGCGGTGGGCCGAGACGACCGTCACGAACATGACCGACAACCCTGCGGTCGGTGGCATCGTGGCCAACGTCCGAGACGTCACCGATCGGATCGAGGCCGAACAGGACGCGCAGCGTCTCATCCAGCTCTTCGAAGCCACCGAGGACCAGGTCGGTATCACCGACCCGAACGGCCGCCTGCTCATGTTGAACGCCGCGGCCCGCAACCACCTGGGCCTCGATCCCCACGAACCACTCCCCGAGGTCGACCTGCACTCGTTCTTCCCCCCATGGGAACGCCATCGCGTCGACCACGAACTCATCCCCACGCTCATCGAGCGGGGATCGTGGAGCGGCGAGCTCGAGATCGCCCGGCCCGGCAGCGACGAGACGCTCCCGGTGCTGGCCCAGCTCCTGGCGCACCGAGACCCTGCGGGACGCATCGAGTACTTCAGCGCCGTGTTGCGGGACATCAGCGAACGCAAGGCCTTCGAGGCCCAACTCGAGCACGCGGCGACCCACGACCCGCTCACCGGCTTGCCGAACCGGGCCTTGCTTCTCGACCGGCTCACCATGGCCCTGGCCCGGGCGCGACGGCATCGCACGCTGGCGGCGGTGCTGTTCCTCGACCTCGATCACTTCAAGGTGATCAACGACAGTCACGGCCATTCGCTCGGGGACCAGCTGCTCGCCGCCATCGCCCAGCGGCTCACCGCCGCCCTACGACCCGATGACACCGTGGCCCGGTTCGGAGGGGATGAGTTCGTGGTGCTCTGCGAGGAGCTGCGCAACGAGACCCAGGCGCTGGTCGTCGCCCGACGGATCCTGAAAGCTCTGGAAGAGGTCTTCGAGATCGGCGGCACCGAGATCTTCGTCGGGGCGAGCATCGGCATCTCCTATTTCCGGGCCGACGGCGGTAGTGAGGCCACCTCCGAGACGCTGCTGCGGGAGGCCGACGCCGCGATGTACCGAGCCAAGGACCGGGGCCGGGCCCAGATCGCGGTGTTCGACGAGACGCTCCGATCGCGCAACCTCCGCCGGTTGGACACCGAGACCGCGCTGCGACGAGCGCTGGAGCGAGACGAGCTGGCGGTGCACTTCCAGCCCATCGTCGACCTGGCCTCCGGACGGGTCCGGGAGCTGGAGGCGCTGGTGCGCTGGAACCACCCCGATCGTGGCCTGCTGCTACCGACGGAGTTCATCCCCATCGCCGAGGAGACCGGGCTGATCATCCCCATCGGTACCCGGGTCCTCGAGGAATCGTGCGTGCAGCTCTCACGCTGGCAGCAGGCGTTCCCCGACCTGCAACCGGTCAGCATCTCGGTGAACCTGTCCGGTCGCCAGCTCGGAGACCCCGACCTGCCGGACCAGCTCGCGAGGATCATGGCCCGCACCGGTGTGCAGCCGGAACAGATCGTGCTGGAGATCACCGAGAGCGTGCTCATGGACGACGTCGAGTTCTCCCACCAGACGCTGGCCCGGCTGAAGACCTTGCGGGTGCGCCTCGCCGTCGACGACTTCGGCACCGGATACTCCTCGCTCAGCTACCTGCGCACCTTCCCGGTCGATGTCCTGAAGGTCGACCGTTCGTTCGTCGCGGGCCTCGGCACCGAGGGTGGCGACGAGGCGATCGTCGCTGCGATCATCCGCCTGACCCACACGCTTGGTCTGGAAGCGGTGGCGGAGGGGGTGGAGACCGCAGCCCAGCTCGAGCGGCTGCAGGTCCTCGGCTGTGATCTGGCCCAGGGCTATCACCTCTCTCGGCCCATCCCCGCCGGTGAGGTGACCTCGGTACTGGGGCGGATCCTGGTCACCGAGCCGCGCCGCTGA
- a CDS encoding SDR family oxidoreductase, whose translation MEIRLDGKTALVTGASKGIGRAIAAELAASGANVMLSSRKQDALEQAASQMAGNVAVHAAHAGDPAQAEACVTSTIERFGGLDILVNNAATNPYFGPTLGIDLARFDKTVEVNWRGPLVWTQHAWRAAMSETGGVVLNIASIGGMSVEHSIGIYNGTKAALLHLTRNLASELAPTVRVNAIAPGLVKTDMARALWEPDEDAIARHVPMRRLGEPDDVAQAALFLCSDAASWITGATLVVDGGMLLRA comes from the coding sequence ATGGAGATCAGGCTGGACGGCAAGACCGCGCTCGTGACCGGCGCGTCCAAGGGCATCGGGCGGGCAATCGCCGCGGAGCTGGCGGCTTCGGGGGCCAACGTGATGCTGTCCTCGCGGAAGCAAGATGCGCTGGAACAGGCCGCGTCGCAGATGGCGGGCAACGTCGCGGTGCACGCCGCCCACGCGGGAGATCCCGCGCAGGCCGAGGCCTGCGTGACCTCGACCATCGAGCGCTTCGGCGGCCTTGACATCCTCGTCAACAACGCGGCGACCAATCCGTACTTCGGCCCCACGCTCGGCATCGACCTGGCCCGGTTCGACAAGACGGTCGAGGTCAACTGGCGCGGTCCCCTGGTGTGGACCCAGCACGCCTGGCGGGCAGCGATGTCCGAAACCGGTGGGGTGGTCCTCAACATCGCCTCCATCGGCGGGATGAGCGTCGAGCACTCGATCGGGATCTACAACGGGACGAAGGCCGCGCTGCTGCACCTGACACGCAACCTGGCCTCGGAGCTGGCACCGACGGTCCGGGTGAACGCGATCGCCCCCGGCCTGGTCAAGACCGACATGGCCCGCGCCCTGTGGGAGCCCGACGAGGACGCCATCGCCCGGCACGTGCCGATGCGCCGCCTCGGGGAGCCCGACGACGTCGCGCAGGCCGCGTTGTTCCTCTGCTCCGACGCCGCCAGCTGGATCACCGGAGCAACGCTCGTCGTCGACGGGGGCATGCTCCTGCGGGCCTGA
- a CDS encoding thioredoxin domain-containing protein, whose product MANRLARETSPYLRQHAGNPVDWYPWGEEAFAEARRRDVPVLLSVGYSSCHWCHVMAHESFEDPDTAAVMNELFVNVKVDREERPDVDAIYMEAVQAMTGHGGWPMTVFLTPDGRPFFGGTYFPRTARGGMIAFTDLLARIAQVWRERRDDVVGQAHELTEAISRTSRLQPGEDLPGSEALRAAGAELRRQFDPEWGGFGRAPKFPQGMSLDLLLRLHVHDRSPETLEMVTTSLDAMASGGIYDHLGGGFARYSTDASWLVPHFEKMLYDQALLARVYLHAWQLTGEPRYRQVVEETVGYVLRDLRHPEGGFYSAEDADSEGVEGKFYVWTDAQIRSVLGDDADAAIEWWGVTPRGNWEGTNILWRPVRGDLIRPEVIEAARQRLFEARRVRVRPGLDDKVLTEWNGLMLATLAEAAAATGNASWLSAADANAEFLLEHLRGDGGRWMRSWQAEGGARHLAVAADYGALLDAFVRLAEATGRARWIDEARAVADGLLERFWDRECGGVFTTGDDAEPLVTRPKDLMDNATPSANSLVANGLLRLAALTGEVRYHERAETILRLLGDLVARHPTAFGHLLAAVDLLATGPTEIAVVGDRPDLLGEVRSRFLPNVVLAWGEPYDSPLWEGRTGHDGTGRAYVCRHYTCLAPVTTAEALAAQLA is encoded by the coding sequence ATGGCCAACCGCCTCGCTCGGGAGACGAGCCCGTACCTCCGCCAGCACGCCGGCAACCCGGTCGACTGGTATCCCTGGGGCGAGGAGGCCTTCGCCGAGGCGCGACGGCGCGACGTGCCCGTCCTGCTCTCGGTCGGCTACTCGTCGTGCCACTGGTGCCACGTCATGGCGCACGAATCCTTCGAGGATCCCGACACGGCGGCGGTCATGAACGAGCTGTTCGTCAACGTCAAGGTCGACCGCGAGGAACGCCCCGATGTCGACGCGATCTACATGGAGGCGGTGCAGGCCATGACCGGCCACGGCGGCTGGCCGATGACGGTCTTCCTCACCCCCGACGGTCGGCCCTTCTTCGGCGGCACCTACTTCCCGCGCACCGCTCGCGGGGGCATGATCGCCTTCACCGACCTGCTGGCCCGCATCGCGCAGGTATGGCGGGAGCGGCGCGACGACGTCGTGGGCCAAGCCCATGAGCTCACCGAGGCCATCAGCCGGACCAGCCGGCTGCAACCCGGCGAGGACCTGCCCGGTTCCGAGGCCCTCCGGGCAGCCGGCGCGGAGCTGCGGCGCCAGTTCGATCCCGAGTGGGGCGGCTTCGGCCGCGCCCCCAAGTTCCCGCAAGGCATGAGCCTCGACCTGCTGCTGCGGCTCCACGTTCACGACCGGTCGCCGGAGACGCTTGAGATGGTCACCACCTCGTTGGATGCCATGGCCTCCGGCGGGATCTACGACCACCTCGGCGGAGGGTTCGCCCGGTACTCGACCGACGCCAGCTGGCTGGTCCCCCACTTCGAGAAGATGCTCTACGACCAGGCGCTGCTGGCCCGGGTGTACCTCCACGCCTGGCAGCTGACCGGTGAGCCCCGTTACCGCCAGGTGGTCGAGGAGACGGTCGGCTACGTCCTGCGCGACCTGCGGCACCCGGAAGGCGGCTTCTACTCGGCGGAGGATGCGGACTCCGAAGGCGTGGAGGGCAAGTTCTACGTGTGGACCGACGCGCAGATCCGCTCGGTGCTCGGCGACGACGCCGATGCGGCGATCGAGTGGTGGGGGGTCACGCCCCGCGGCAACTGGGAGGGCACGAACATCCTGTGGCGCCCGGTGCGCGGAGACCTGATCCGGCCCGAGGTCATCGAGGCGGCCCGCCAGCGGCTCTTCGAGGCCCGCCGGGTCCGTGTACGGCCCGGTCTCGACGACAAGGTGCTCACCGAGTGGAACGGGCTCATGCTGGCGACCTTGGCGGAGGCCGCAGCAGCCACCGGGAACGCCTCCTGGCTGTCGGCGGCGGACGCGAACGCCGAGTTCCTCCTCGAGCACCTCCGCGGTGACGGCGGTCGGTGGATGCGGTCATGGCAGGCAGAGGGAGGAGCGCGCCACCTCGCAGTGGCGGCGGACTACGGCGCCCTGCTCGACGCGTTCGTCCGCCTGGCGGAGGCGACCGGTCGTGCCCGGTGGATCGACGAGGCCCGGGCGGTGGCGGACGGGTTGCTGGAGCGATTCTGGGACCGCGAGTGCGGTGGGGTGTTCACCACCGGTGACGACGCCGAGCCGCTCGTGACCCGCCCCAAGGACCTCATGGACAACGCCACCCCCAGCGCCAACAGCCTGGTAGCGAACGGCCTCTTGCGCCTCGCGGCCCTCACCGGCGAGGTGCGGTACCACGAGCGGGCGGAGACGATCCTCCGTCTGCTGGGCGATCTCGTGGCTCGCCACCCGACCGCGTTCGGCCACCTGCTGGCCGCGGTCGACCTGCTCGCCACCGGGCCGACCGAGATCGCCGTGGTGGGTGACCGGCCCGATCTCCTCGGGGAGGTCCGCTCGCGTTTCCTGCCGAACGTGGTCCTGGCGTGGGGCGAGCCGTACGACTCGCCCTTGTGGGAAGGCCGCACCGGCCACGACGGGACCGGCCGGGCCTACGTGTGCCGCCACTACACCTGCCTGGCCCCGGTCACGACCGCCGAAGCCCTGGCCGCCCAGCTCGCCTGA
- a CDS encoding nitroreductase family protein, which yields MELHEVIRRRRMVRAFDPRPVPAAVLDRILLAGLRAPSAGNTQGWELLLLEGPEQTGRYWDVCLPPQRREAFPWPGLLHVPVLVIPLADPAAYLRRYAEPDKARSRLGESADRWPVPYWLVDTSFLAMSILLAAVDEGLGALFFGLFEREGAVMREFGVPAGLHPIGTIAIGFPAPHGPSRSLQRRRRPLDEVVHRGRW from the coding sequence GTGGAACTGCACGAGGTGATCCGCCGCCGGCGGATGGTGCGCGCCTTCGACCCCCGGCCGGTGCCGGCAGCGGTGCTGGATCGGATCCTCCTCGCCGGGCTGCGAGCACCCTCGGCCGGCAACACCCAGGGCTGGGAGCTGCTCCTCCTCGAGGGGCCGGAGCAGACCGGCCGCTACTGGGACGTCTGCCTGCCACCGCAGCGGCGGGAGGCCTTCCCCTGGCCGGGCCTGCTGCACGTCCCGGTGCTTGTGATCCCGCTGGCGGATCCAGCCGCCTACCTCCGGCGCTACGCCGAGCCGGACAAGGCCCGCAGCCGTCTCGGCGAGTCGGCCGACCGCTGGCCGGTGCCGTACTGGCTCGTCGACACCTCGTTCCTGGCGATGTCGATCCTGCTGGCAGCGGTGGACGAGGGGTTGGGCGCGCTCTTCTTCGGGCTGTTCGAGCGGGAGGGAGCGGTCATGCGGGAGTTCGGGGTGCCCGCCGGCTTGCACCCGATCGGCACCATCGCCATCGGCTTCCCGGCTCCGCACGGGCCGAGCCGGTCGCTCCAGCGTCGCCGCCGGCCCCTCGATGAGGTGGTCCACCGGGGCCGGTGGTGA